A genomic segment from Pyrodictium occultum encodes:
- a CDS encoding RimK family alpha-L-glutamate ligase, translating into MPRVALVVDVVRMEERMLLDVLRSRAETETVDAGSMPLEVGSNSFDAAVIRPISMYRAAYAAASFEAARVFTVNRSETIMLAGDKMLTYARLAAARVPTPRSFYASSPQAALKAAEKLGYPVVIKAPLGSWGRLVSRVDNPVELEQLARLRQGLPCSQTRSMIVQEYLDTGGSDIRCIVMAGSLLGCIRRIAGSGEWRSNVALGARTEAYNADPALEDLVLRAAAAVKGFFVSIDVFETRERGYLVNEVNGVPEFKGFYRATGINPAVRLAEALIEELKR; encoded by the coding sequence ATGCCCAGGGTGGCTCTCGTAGTGGACGTGGTGCGGATGGAGGAGCGCATGCTGCTCGACGTGCTGCGCTCCAGGGCCGAGACTGAGACGGTGGACGCTGGCTCTATGCCCCTCGAGGTAGGGAGCAACAGCTTCGACGCGGCAGTCATAAGGCCTATAAGCATGTACCGCGCTGCCTACGCCGCTGCGAGCTTCGAGGCAGCCAGGGTATTCACCGTGAACCGTTCCGAGACCATAATGCTGGCTGGGGACAAGATGCTGACCTACGCCCGGCTAGCCGCGGCGAGGGTGCCCACGCCCCGCAGCTTCTACGCCTCAAGCCCCCAGGCAGCCCTGAAGGCCGCGGAGAAGCTAGGCTACCCAGTAGTCATCAAGGCGCCGCTCGGCAGCTGGGGCAGGCTCGTGTCACGCGTCGACAACCCCGTGGAGCTGGAGCAGCTCGCGAGGCTCCGCCAGGGCCTGCCCTGCAGCCAGACGAGGAGCATGATAGTCCAGGAGTACCTCGACACCGGGGGCAGCGACATACGCTGCATAGTGATGGCTGGCAGCCTCCTCGGATGCATAAGGAGGATAGCCGGCAGCGGCGAGTGGAGGAGCAACGTAGCCCTAGGCGCGAGGACCGAGGCCTACAACGCGGACCCCGCCCTGGAGGACCTCGTCCTAAGGGCAGCGGCGGCGGTGAAGGGGTTCTTCGTGTCGATAGACGTGTTCGAGACGCGGGAGAGGGGCTACCTGGTGAACGAGGTCAACGGCGTCCCGGAGTTCAAGGGCTTCTACCGCGCCACCGGGATAAACCCCGCGGTGAGGCTGGCCGAGGCGCTGATAGAGGAGCTGAAACGCTAG
- the carB gene encoding carbamoyl-phosphate synthase (glutamine-hydrolyzing) large subunit: MPRRIDVRKVLVLGSGAIKIAEAAEFDYSGSQALKALREEGIETVLVNPNVATIQTSYRLADHVYLGPLKPWFVEKVIERERPDGILLGFGGQTALSLGVELHRRGVLQRYGVRVLGTQVEGIEKALSRGLFREAMVSAGLPVPPSVPARSIEEALEAAERIGYPVIVRVSFNLGGGGSLVARSRGELEKWLARAFAQSGSGEVLVERYLHHWKEIEFEVVRDQYGISVAVACLENADPMGVHTGESVVVAPCQTLTDQEYQLLRQASLRVAEAISLVGEGNVQLALNPRDSRGYYVIETNPRMSRSSALASKATGYPLAYIAAKLALGYRLDELLNRVTGRTCACFEPSLDYVVVKVPRWDLDKFDNVEKSIGSEMKSIGEVMAIGRNFAEALQKAIRMLDIGEPGVVAGPRYEEPESLESVLRRLRSREPYWPIWVAKALRLGTSVGQIYEATGIDPYFLNQIREIVEVAEALRRARPRSMEFLELLAEAKRLGFSDEQVSLLTGLSVEEVERARRSIGLERPRVRQIDTLAAEWPAATNYLYMSYSAYEDDKPITTGRPRIMVLGAGVFRIGVSVEFDWGVASFAEEARRLGYEVVVVNYNPETVSTDWDMNDKLYFEELSLERVLDIYRFEEPVGVVAFLGGQIANNLARPLEERGVRLLGTPGSSVDRAENRAKFSQLLEELGIKQPEWTAATSVEEALRFAEEAGYPVFVRPSYVLSGSAMKIAWSPEELRSYIEKAARVSPRYPVVVSKFLEGAVEAEIDAVGDSRRAVGAVIEHIEPGGVHSGDSTMVIPWFSLPDAVVREMIRVAETLNEVLGIKGPFNIQFLVKDGSVYVVELNLRASRSMPFTSKTTGYNLMRAAAEAALRGGIRYGFEAGEEGFKLLRPAGWWGVKSPQYSWQRLRGAYPGLGPEMRSTGEVAALGRSLPEALLKSWLSVQGNQLPPPGGVILVYTPTGRGRRELSEAVRLMAERGYRIYTVEGMEADGAEPLPVEQALRLIRSGSAGMIMTTDYAPDRDYAIRRLAVDLGVPVVLDARLARMLAEAISRTGLEAIEALELRDYWGPGVEAF; this comes from the coding sequence GTGCCCAGGAGGATTGACGTGAGGAAGGTGCTGGTGCTCGGGAGCGGCGCGATAAAGATAGCTGAGGCGGCCGAGTTCGACTACAGTGGCAGCCAGGCGCTCAAGGCCCTCCGCGAGGAGGGTATTGAGACCGTACTGGTGAACCCCAACGTAGCCACCATCCAGACCAGCTACAGGCTGGCCGACCACGTGTACCTGGGCCCTCTGAAGCCCTGGTTCGTGGAGAAGGTCATCGAGAGGGAGCGGCCCGACGGCATCCTCCTAGGCTTCGGCGGCCAGACCGCCCTGAGCCTAGGGGTCGAGCTGCACCGGCGCGGTGTGCTCCAGCGCTACGGGGTGCGCGTCCTAGGCACCCAGGTGGAGGGGATCGAGAAGGCCCTGTCCCGCGGCCTCTTCCGCGAGGCCATGGTCTCCGCTGGGCTCCCCGTCCCGCCCAGCGTCCCGGCGAGGAGCATTGAGGAGGCGCTGGAGGCCGCCGAGAGGATAGGCTACCCCGTGATAGTGAGGGTGAGCTTCAACCTCGGCGGCGGCGGGAGCCTGGTGGCCCGGAGCCGCGGGGAGCTGGAGAAGTGGCTTGCCCGCGCCTTCGCCCAGTCGGGCTCCGGCGAGGTGCTTGTGGAGAGGTACCTCCACCACTGGAAGGAGATAGAGTTCGAGGTGGTCCGCGACCAGTATGGCATCAGCGTGGCCGTGGCCTGCCTCGAGAACGCCGACCCCATGGGGGTCCACACCGGCGAGTCGGTGGTGGTAGCGCCCTGCCAGACGCTCACCGACCAGGAGTACCAGCTCCTCCGCCAGGCCAGCCTCCGGGTGGCGGAGGCCATAAGCCTGGTTGGCGAGGGTAACGTGCAGCTGGCCCTCAACCCGAGGGACAGCCGGGGCTACTACGTGATAGAGACCAACCCCAGGATGAGCAGGAGCAGTGCCCTAGCGAGCAAGGCCACCGGCTACCCGCTAGCCTACATAGCGGCCAAGCTCGCCCTCGGCTACCGACTGGACGAGCTGCTCAACCGCGTCACCGGCAGGACCTGCGCCTGCTTCGAGCCCAGCCTCGACTATGTAGTCGTCAAGGTGCCGCGCTGGGACCTCGACAAGTTCGACAACGTGGAGAAGAGCATTGGCAGCGAGATGAAGAGCATAGGAGAGGTCATGGCTATAGGCAGGAACTTCGCTGAAGCCCTGCAGAAGGCTATAAGGATGCTCGACATAGGCGAACCCGGCGTGGTGGCCGGGCCCAGGTACGAGGAGCCGGAGAGCCTAGAGAGCGTCCTAAGGCGGCTCCGCAGCCGCGAGCCCTACTGGCCCATATGGGTGGCCAAGGCCCTCCGCCTTGGCACGAGCGTGGGCCAGATCTACGAGGCCACGGGGATTGACCCCTACTTCCTCAACCAGATCCGGGAGATAGTCGAGGTGGCGGAGGCCCTCCGCCGCGCAAGGCCGAGGAGCATGGAGTTCCTCGAGCTGCTCGCCGAGGCTAAGAGGCTCGGCTTCAGCGACGAGCAGGTGTCGCTGCTCACCGGGCTCAGCGTGGAGGAGGTGGAGAGGGCGAGGCGGAGCATAGGCCTCGAGAGGCCCAGGGTGAGGCAGATAGACACCCTCGCCGCCGAGTGGCCAGCGGCGACCAACTACCTCTATATGAGCTACAGCGCGTACGAGGACGATAAGCCTATAACCACTGGGCGGCCGCGGATAATGGTGCTCGGCGCCGGCGTCTTCCGGATCGGCGTCTCCGTCGAGTTCGACTGGGGGGTGGCGAGCTTCGCCGAAGAGGCGCGCAGGCTCGGCTACGAGGTCGTCGTGGTGAACTACAACCCCGAGACAGTCTCCACAGACTGGGATATGAACGACAAGCTCTACTTCGAGGAGCTCAGCCTCGAACGCGTCCTCGACATATATAGGTTCGAGGAGCCCGTGGGCGTGGTCGCCTTCCTCGGCGGCCAGATAGCGAACAACCTGGCCAGGCCGCTCGAAGAGAGGGGGGTCCGGCTCCTGGGGACCCCGGGCAGCAGCGTCGACCGGGCCGAGAACCGGGCGAAGTTCTCCCAGCTACTCGAGGAGCTAGGGATAAAGCAGCCCGAGTGGACGGCGGCCACGAGCGTTGAGGAGGCGCTCCGCTTCGCCGAGGAGGCCGGCTACCCGGTTTTCGTGAGGCCCAGCTACGTGCTCAGCGGCTCCGCTATGAAGATCGCGTGGAGCCCCGAGGAGCTGAGGAGCTATATAGAGAAGGCCGCTAGGGTCTCGCCCAGGTACCCCGTGGTCGTGTCCAAGTTTCTCGAGGGAGCCGTGGAGGCTGAGATAGACGCGGTGGGGGACAGTCGCCGGGCAGTCGGCGCGGTGATAGAGCATATCGAGCCTGGCGGGGTCCACAGCGGCGACTCAACCATGGTGATCCCCTGGTTCAGCCTCCCAGATGCCGTGGTCAGGGAGATGATCCGAGTGGCTGAGACGCTCAACGAGGTGCTGGGGATAAAGGGCCCATTCAACATACAGTTCCTCGTAAAGGATGGGAGCGTCTACGTGGTGGAGCTGAACCTCCGCGCCAGCCGCTCGATGCCCTTCACCAGCAAGACCACCGGCTACAACCTGATGCGCGCAGCCGCCGAGGCGGCGCTCAGGGGAGGGATAAGGTACGGCTTCGAGGCCGGCGAGGAGGGCTTCAAGCTCCTCCGCCCGGCGGGCTGGTGGGGGGTGAAGAGCCCCCAGTACAGCTGGCAGAGGCTGCGGGGGGCCTACCCCGGCCTAGGCCCTGAGATGAGGAGCACCGGCGAGGTGGCGGCGCTCGGCCGCAGCCTCCCAGAGGCGCTGCTCAAGAGCTGGCTGAGCGTGCAGGGCAACCAGCTGCCGCCCCCCGGCGGGGTGATCCTCGTCTACACGCCCACCGGCAGGGGCCGCCGCGAGCTCTCGGAAGCCGTGAGGTTGATGGCAGAGAGGGGCTACAGGATATACACGGTAGAGGGCATGGAGGCCGACGGGGCCGAGCCGCTCCCGGTGGAGCAGGCGCTGCGCCTCATAAGGAGCGGCTCAGCCGGCATGATCATGACCACGGACTACGCGCCCGACCGGGACTACGCCATCCGCCGCCTAGCAGTGGACCTCGGCGTTCCCGTGGTGCTCGACGCGAGGCTCGCCAGGATGCTGGCCGAGGCCATATCCAGGACCGGCCTCGAGGCCATCGAGGCCCTCGAGCTCCGCGACTACTGGGGCCCAGGGGTGGAGGCGTTCTAG
- the carA gene encoding glutamine-hydrolyzing carbamoyl-phosphate synthase small subunit has translation MPLLRCRTGLGARLLLADGLGVEGCGFGAPATRVGEVVFTTAMTGYPESLTDPSYRGQILVETHPMVGNYGVPSRARRVYGIPLDYESDRIQVEGFVVAELPEPSHYASAMSLHEWLRGEGVPGIYRVDTRMLVERIREHGVIMGVLSVYPLDEEPPSWDELARVLSSSKSYDERLFALETSPREPITHSPPGRPRARVSMLDCGVKYGILRQLLHRGVEVTRYPCTAGADELLDGYDAVVLSNGPGNPALLRAQARVAAEVATSGKPVLAVCLGMQLLSLGLGARAYKLPYGHRGVNKPVVELGTGRCMVTTHNHGYAIDWDSLEGTGLEPWFRQPDDGTLEGVRSRDGLVLATQFHPEAGPGPWDSSWVFDLFVKMVAGRR, from the coding sequence ATGCCGCTGCTACGCTGCCGCACGGGGCTGGGGGCTCGGCTGCTGCTAGCCGACGGCCTCGGCGTCGAGGGCTGCGGGTTCGGCGCCCCCGCCACCAGGGTGGGGGAGGTAGTGTTCACGACCGCTATGACGGGGTACCCGGAGAGCCTCACCGACCCCAGCTACCGTGGCCAGATACTCGTAGAGACCCACCCCATGGTCGGGAACTATGGGGTGCCCAGCAGGGCTAGGAGGGTGTACGGCATCCCCCTGGACTACGAGTCCGACAGGATACAGGTGGAGGGCTTCGTGGTCGCCGAGCTGCCGGAGCCGAGCCACTACGCCTCGGCCATGAGCCTCCATGAGTGGCTCCGCGGGGAGGGCGTGCCAGGCATCTATAGGGTCGACACCAGGATGCTCGTGGAGAGGATAAGGGAGCACGGCGTCATAATGGGGGTGCTCTCCGTCTACCCGCTCGACGAGGAGCCCCCCAGCTGGGATGAGCTGGCCCGGGTCCTCTCCAGCTCCAAGTCCTACGACGAGAGGCTATTCGCGCTGGAGACGAGCCCGAGGGAGCCCATAACCCATAGCCCGCCGGGCCGCCCCCGGGCCCGGGTCTCGATGCTCGACTGCGGGGTGAAGTATGGGATACTCCGCCAGCTCCTCCACCGTGGCGTGGAGGTGACACGCTACCCCTGCACGGCGGGGGCGGACGAGCTGCTGGACGGCTACGACGCTGTGGTGCTCAGCAACGGGCCGGGGAACCCCGCGCTGCTCCGGGCCCAGGCCCGGGTGGCGGCGGAGGTGGCCACCTCGGGCAAGCCGGTGCTCGCCGTCTGCCTGGGCATGCAGCTCCTCTCCCTCGGCCTCGGGGCCCGCGCCTACAAGCTCCCCTACGGCCACCGCGGCGTCAACAAGCCCGTGGTGGAGCTGGGCACCGGCCGCTGCATGGTGACGACGCACAACCATGGGTACGCTATAGACTGGGACAGCCTGGAAGGGACCGGGCTGGAGCCCTGGTTCCGGCAGCCCGACGACGGCACCCTGGAGGGCGTGAGGAGCAGGGACGGGCTGGTGCTCGCCACCCAGTTCCACCCGGAGGCGGGCCCGGGGCCCTGGGACTCGTCCTGGGTCTTCGACCTCTTCGTTAAGATGGTCGCGGGGAGGAGGTAG